In Mangrovivirga cuniculi, the following proteins share a genomic window:
- a CDS encoding DUF4199 domain-containing protein: MKRLSIEIKWALIFVIAGLIWIFLEKLVGLHSVYIDKHPYYTNLFAIIAVVIYTIALLDKRKNYYGGKMTYKQGFVSGLWITLFVTILTPLSQWINHEIITPQYFENAIEYSVKSELMTQEEAEGYFNMKNYIIQSLIFAPIVGFVTSGIIAFFTKNTNVAEPPTDKYANP; encoded by the coding sequence ATGAAAAGATTATCTATTGAAATAAAATGGGCTCTAATCTTTGTTATCGCAGGACTAATCTGGATTTTTCTTGAAAAACTTGTGGGCCTACATAGTGTATATATTGACAAACATCCTTATTACACCAATTTATTCGCAATTATTGCAGTGGTAATTTATACAATTGCATTGCTTGACAAAAGAAAAAATTATTATGGTGGCAAAATGACCTATAAACAAGGTTTCGTTTCAGGTCTATGGATCACCCTGTTTGTCACTATACTCACACCACTGTCCCAATGGATCAACCATGAGATCATAACACCTCAATATTTTGAGAATGCTATTGAATATTCGGTGAAAAGTGAGCTAATGACCCAGGAAGAAGCTGAAGGGTATTTTAACATGAAAAACTATATTATCCAAAGCTTAATCTTTGCACCCATTGTAGGCTTCGTCACATCTGGTATTATCGCCTTTTTCACTAAAAATACAAACGTTGCAGAACCTCCTACAGACAAATACGCCAATCCGTGA
- a CDS encoding OmpP1/FadL family transporter, with protein sequence MIFRYNWLYQGLAVLLGLVIYTKAHGQSAYNPNILPMGDKEPLMANTGTGGLASTGAVYYNPAALTMLEGTSFSLSGTAYLHYKFTANPIGTINGQDLKYEASGFQTVPTSIVMVKSYKDWKVAFSVLTPMDFRYEGLSSWTINGPDQALDVTFLQNYKENMLLVGLSAAKKINEQWSWGASLYYQGFSFSTFIEANTIVNNNPERLIQQSSRTTIRPKNIMIIAGIQHEGEKMNFGIKLTTPSIYLFGKGDYYNYNFSNINPDNITADEINLTGIKTKFKTPGEIRAGITYKPGVNWTIASDIGYSFKLNYDIYPDNEIEERESLRGNFRVSSGAEYLLSDRISLYSGGSYTPSLEKPGEGEKGVAFWAFFTGFKLKSKYFHTDLGLFYSIGNGEQPKAVGTGITKLRYRYLGAFLGTNYTF encoded by the coding sequence GTGATCTTTAGATATAACTGGTTATATCAGGGGCTGGCAGTGCTTTTAGGCTTAGTGATTTATACGAAAGCTCATGGACAATCTGCCTACAATCCTAATATTTTACCCATGGGCGATAAAGAACCCCTGATGGCAAATACCGGAACAGGTGGTCTTGCTTCTACTGGTGCCGTATATTATAATCCTGCAGCTCTGACCATGCTGGAAGGAACCTCCTTTTCCCTTTCTGGTACTGCTTATCTTCACTATAAATTTACTGCTAATCCGATAGGAACTATTAACGGGCAAGATCTTAAATATGAGGCCAGTGGCTTTCAAACAGTTCCGACAAGTATTGTGATGGTCAAATCATACAAGGATTGGAAAGTGGCGTTTTCGGTATTAACTCCAATGGACTTCCGCTATGAAGGCCTCTCCTCATGGACGATTAACGGACCCGATCAAGCTTTAGACGTTACCTTCCTTCAAAATTATAAGGAAAACATGCTGCTTGTCGGTTTGTCTGCCGCAAAAAAAATTAATGAGCAATGGTCATGGGGAGCAAGTTTATACTACCAGGGATTTAGTTTTAGCACTTTCATAGAAGCAAATACAATTGTAAACAACAACCCTGAAAGATTGATTCAACAGTCATCAAGAACAACTATCAGACCTAAAAACATAATGATTATTGCAGGAATTCAACACGAAGGTGAAAAAATGAATTTTGGAATAAAACTAACTACCCCATCAATTTATCTTTTTGGAAAAGGAGATTATTACAATTACAATTTTTCAAATATAAACCCGGATAACATAACAGCTGATGAAATTAATTTGACCGGAATAAAAACCAAATTTAAGACTCCCGGCGAGATCAGGGCAGGTATAACTTACAAACCAGGAGTAAACTGGACGATAGCATCTGATATTGGATACTCTTTTAAATTAAACTATGACATTTATCCAGACAATGAAATTGAAGAAAGAGAATCATTGAGAGGGAATTTCAGAGTTAGCAGTGGTGCTGAATATCTGCTTTCTGACAGAATTTCACTTTATTCGGGTGGTTCTTATACTCCTTCCCTTGAAAAACCTGGGGAAGGAGAAAAAGGAGTAGCCTTTTGGGCATTTTTCACTGGTTTTAAATTAAAATCAAAATATTTCCATACTGACCTCGGATTATTTTATTCTATCGGGAATGGAGAGCAACCAAAAGCTGTTGGAACTGGCATAACAAAACTCAGATACCGTTACCTGGGAGCTTTTCTTGGCACTAATTATACTTTCTAA
- a CDS encoding TIGR03643 family protein gives MQNLNEREKNRVIEMAWEDRTPFEAIEFQFGLPEKEVIKIMRKELKESSFKMWRKRVNSGVSSKHRKKRPQSMKTFKSSRQKTISLNKISKR, from the coding sequence ATGCAAAATTTAAATGAACGAGAAAAAAACAGGGTGATCGAAATGGCCTGGGAAGACAGGACCCCATTTGAAGCGATTGAATTTCAATTTGGACTACCTGAAAAGGAAGTGATTAAAATAATGAGAAAGGAATTAAAAGAAAGCAGCTTTAAGATGTGGCGGAAGAGAGTCAATTCAGGAGTTAGCTCAAAACACAGAAAAAAGAGACCCCAATCGATGAAAACATTTAAAAGTAGCAGACAGAAAACGATCAGTTTGAATAAAATATCTAAAAGATGA
- a CDS encoding DUF481 domain-containing protein — protein sequence MKNYLIALGLFLSSVSSIYSQDSLVFKNGNIIVGEIQSLGNGVVTIETDYSDDDFTILWTEIEEAYTESLLTMVTVDGDRYYGTLRTDNGKLVIMDEDEGEIIVSRNEIVSLKPLDKKFLDRLYAGIDLGLTFTKARDQRQFTLRSRAGYLTEKWSIDMNYNVLNSSQNDTEDIHRTDGNIAIKYILPREWYITAQVDFLSSTDQLLDLRTNSRIGVGKYLIRTNKLYWGIQGGVSYNVEDYEGFNNDRESTEAWFGTGFNVYDIGDFSLLTNIVVYPSLTESDRIRIDYNLDLQYDLPLDFYVKTGLTLNYDSEPIEGGVETDYVWQTSFGWSW from the coding sequence ATGAAGAACTATTTAATAGCTCTGGGGCTTTTTTTATCGTCTGTTTCATCAATTTATTCGCAAGATTCACTGGTTTTTAAAAATGGAAACATTATAGTCGGGGAAATTCAATCCCTGGGTAATGGTGTGGTAACCATTGAGACTGATTACAGTGATGATGACTTTACAATTTTATGGACAGAAATAGAAGAAGCATATACGGAATCGTTACTAACTATGGTAACTGTTGACGGAGATAGATATTACGGGACACTGCGAACAGATAATGGTAAATTGGTAATAATGGATGAGGATGAGGGAGAAATTATTGTCAGTAGAAATGAAATCGTAAGTCTTAAACCGTTAGATAAAAAATTTCTGGACAGATTGTACGCTGGTATAGACCTTGGACTTACATTTACAAAAGCACGAGATCAAAGGCAATTTACTTTGAGAAGCCGGGCAGGGTACCTAACCGAAAAATGGTCTATTGACATGAATTACAACGTTTTAAATTCTTCTCAAAATGATACTGAGGATATACACCGAACAGATGGAAATATTGCTATCAAATATATTTTACCTCGTGAATGGTATATCACAGCTCAAGTAGACTTTCTTTCTAGTACAGATCAGCTATTAGATCTTCGAACAAACTCAAGAATTGGTGTTGGTAAATATCTTATACGAACTAACAAATTGTATTGGGGAATACAGGGAGGAGTTTCATACAATGTTGAAGACTATGAAGGATTTAACAATGACAGAGAAAGTACTGAGGCCTGGTTTGGTACAGGATTTAATGTTTATGATATTGGTGATTTTAGTTTACTTACAAATATAGTAGTATACCCCAGTCTTACCGAATCTGACAGAATCAGGATCGATTACAATCTTGATTTACAATATGATCTTCCACTCGATTTCTATGTTAAAACCGGATTGACATTGAACTATGATAGTGAACCAATTGAAGGAGGAGTAGAAACAGATTACGTATGGCAAACTTCCTTCGGTTGGAGTTGGTAA
- a CDS encoding outer membrane beta-barrel protein, which produces MKKIILLLGLLLFLAQTSFAQLEVKPGAGINITDVSKDPESGESSGKVGWQIGATVLSGDKFYWEAGAFYTQKTTEFTFESSVGQDDIDGTFSGVYIPVRIGYHLLGSEETLASLRGFGGGSLFILTDVDLVGFDKDDFTNPTGGVHLGAGVDIAIFYLDLSWEWSVSDVSDLDELDIGKRRSFFLTAGLRF; this is translated from the coding sequence ATGAAAAAGATCATTTTACTTTTGGGATTGTTATTATTTCTGGCTCAAACTTCATTTGCTCAGCTGGAAGTAAAGCCAGGTGCCGGCATAAATATTACTGATGTTTCCAAAGATCCCGAATCAGGAGAATCTTCAGGAAAGGTTGGCTGGCAAATAGGAGCTACTGTATTATCAGGAGATAAGTTTTACTGGGAAGCGGGGGCTTTTTATACTCAAAAAACCACAGAGTTTACTTTTGAAAGTAGTGTAGGTCAGGACGACATCGATGGAACTTTTAGCGGAGTTTATATACCGGTAAGAATTGGGTATCATCTACTGGGTAGTGAAGAGACATTAGCTTCCTTAAGAGGTTTTGGTGGAGGTTCTTTGTTTATTTTGACAGATGTAGATTTAGTTGGTTTTGACAAAGATGATTTTACTAATCCTACAGGCGGAGTTCATCTGGGAGCAGGTGTTGATATTGCGATATTTTATTTGGACCTTTCCTGGGAGTGGTCAGTTTCTGATGTATCAGATTTAGATGAATTGGATATTGGAAAGCGAAGATCTTTCTTCCTGACTGCCGGACTTAGATTTTAG